From the genome of Streptomyces sp. NBC_01260, one region includes:
- a CDS encoding HAD family hydrolase, with the protein MRYELVIFDNDGVLVDSEPISNTILAGYLTELGHPTSYEESLRDYMGAAMHRVHDLIEEQGGEKLPADFDDTFHSRVFAAFRQELQPVPGAEEVLGDLVAEGVPYCVASSGSHERIRVGHLKTGLDQWFEEEWIFSAQDVGRGKPAPDLFLHAADRMGVPPERCVVIEDSPLGVEAARAAGMDVYGFTSMMPADRLAGVTGHFSDMGQLRELLA; encoded by the coding sequence ATGCGCTACGAACTGGTCATCTTCGACAACGACGGTGTGCTCGTGGACAGCGAGCCGATCTCCAACACCATCCTGGCCGGCTACCTCACGGAGCTCGGGCACCCCACCTCGTACGAGGAGTCCCTCCGCGACTACATGGGGGCCGCCATGCACCGCGTGCACGACCTCATCGAGGAGCAGGGCGGGGAGAAGCTGCCCGCCGACTTCGACGACACGTTCCACTCGCGGGTGTTCGCCGCGTTCCGGCAGGAGCTGCAACCCGTACCCGGCGCCGAGGAGGTGCTGGGGGATCTCGTCGCCGAGGGGGTCCCGTACTGCGTCGCGTCCTCCGGCAGCCACGAGCGGATCCGGGTCGGGCACCTGAAGACCGGGCTCGACCAGTGGTTCGAGGAGGAGTGGATCTTCAGCGCGCAGGACGTGGGGCGCGGGAAGCCGGCGCCCGACCTGTTCCTGCACGCCGCCGACCGGATGGGGGTGCCGCCGGAGAGGTGCGTCGTCATCGAGGACAGCCCGCTCGGGGTGGAGGCCGCCAGGGCCGCGGGGATGGACGTGTACGGGTTCACGTCGATGATGCCGGCGGACCGGCTGGCCGGGGTGACCGGGCATTTCTCCGACATGGGACAGCTGAGGGAATTGCTTGCCTGA
- a CDS encoding MFS transporter — MTDARLRHGRASLGLSFFVQGVTFALLVTRIPAIQDRYGISDGLLPVFLAAVPILAGAGSVVTEKVVARVRPRVVLRWAQPVVLLALLGVGAGSELWEAALALGAFGLAVGALDASMNMMGVSLQRAYGRSIMLGFHAAYSLGGIAGASMAWAGAHWDLSLLVSYLPVVVVLLPVALVGSRWYVEGKHEDEGQAAERGKAGSVSFKLLMPLCLVMSFAYIGDSTVSNWSAKYLQDVLGSSEQLSTVPYNVYMVTTLLGRAVGDFGVRRFGAVAVVRFGSVLAAAGFGVVAMAGGAWVGMLGFTMLGFGLCVIVPQTFAAAGRLFPGASDTAIARLNIFNYVGFLVGSPLVGALGDAWSYRGAMLVPMALVLAMLVYAKSFGAEPARYGGGHERPRTADVG; from the coding sequence ATGACAGATGCACGTTTGCGGCACGGCAGAGCCTCCCTCGGGTTGAGCTTCTTCGTGCAAGGCGTCACCTTCGCTCTTCTCGTGACGCGGATCCCCGCCATTCAGGACCGGTACGGGATATCCGACGGCCTGCTGCCCGTGTTCCTCGCTGCCGTGCCGATCCTGGCCGGTGCGGGCAGCGTGGTCACCGAGAAGGTGGTCGCGCGGGTACGGCCGCGGGTGGTCCTGCGGTGGGCGCAGCCCGTCGTGCTGCTCGCGCTGCTCGGTGTCGGTGCCGGGAGCGAGCTGTGGGAAGCGGCCCTGGCGCTGGGCGCCTTCGGGCTGGCCGTCGGTGCGCTGGACGCGTCCATGAACATGATGGGGGTCAGCCTTCAGCGGGCGTACGGACGCTCCATCATGCTCGGCTTCCATGCCGCGTACAGTCTGGGCGGGATCGCCGGGGCGTCGATGGCGTGGGCCGGGGCGCACTGGGATCTGTCGCTGCTGGTCTCGTACCTTCCGGTCGTGGTGGTGCTGTTGCCCGTCGCGCTCGTCGGGAGCCGGTGGTACGTCGAGGGGAAGCACGAGGACGAGGGGCAGGCCGCGGAGCGGGGGAAGGCCGGCTCGGTCTCGTTCAAGCTGTTGATGCCGCTCTGTCTGGTGATGAGCTTCGCGTACATCGGGGACTCGACGGTCTCCAACTGGAGCGCCAAGTATCTGCAGGACGTGCTGGGGAGCTCGGAGCAGCTCTCGACCGTCCCCTACAACGTCTACATGGTGACGACGCTGCTGGGGCGGGCCGTCGGGGACTTCGGAGTGCGGCGGTTCGGGGCGGTGGCCGTGGTGCGGTTCGGGAGCGTGCTGGCCGCGGCCGGGTTCGGTGTGGTGGCCATGGCCGGCGGGGCCTGGGTCGGGATGCTCGGGTTCACCATGCTGGGGTTCGGGCTGTGTGTGATCGTGCCGCAGACGTTCGCGGCCGCGGGGCGGTTGTTCCCCGGTGCGAGCGACACCGCGATCGCCCGGCTGAACATCTTCAACTACGTGGGGTTCCTGGTCGGCTCGCCCCTGGTGGGGGCGCTCGGGGACGCCTGGAGCTATCGGGGCGCGATGCTCGTACCGATGGCGCTGGTGCTCGCGATGCTCGTGTACGCCAAATCGTTCGGTGCGGAGCCCGCCCGATACGGTGGCGGGCATGAGCGGCCGCGCACAGCTGATGTGGGATGA
- a CDS encoding acetoin utilization protein AcuC gives MSGRAQLMWDDAVTGYDFGDSHPMDPVRLALTMSLVRAFGLDRAVDVVAAKSAGESTLRLVHRSDYVAAVRAASADPDHADQNYGLGTTDDPAFAGMHEVSALIAGQSVAAAEAVWRGQTGHAVNFTGGLHHAMPGSASGFCIYNDPALAIARLLELGAERVAYIDVDVHHGDGVQAAFWEDPRVLTVSLHEHPRTLFPQTGWPEETGAGAGAGGAVNVALPAGTGDAGWLRAFHAVVPELLADFRPQVLVTQHGADTHFEDPLAHLAVSLDAQRAVMAACHDLAHEYAQDGRWVALGGGGYAVVDVVPRSWTHLVGIAAHAPVDPESVIPSSWRDEVYARTRQLGPARMTDGRTPSWKSWEEGYDPADRLDQAVLASRRAAFPLRGLLT, from the coding sequence ATGAGCGGCCGCGCACAGCTGATGTGGGATGACGCAGTAACGGGATACGACTTCGGGGACAGCCATCCCATGGACCCGGTCAGACTTGCCCTGACGATGAGCCTGGTGCGGGCGTTCGGTCTCGACCGTGCGGTGGATGTGGTGGCGGCCAAGTCCGCCGGGGAGTCCACGCTGCGGCTCGTGCACCGCTCGGACTATGTGGCGGCCGTGCGGGCGGCCTCGGCGGATCCGGACCACGCCGACCAGAACTACGGACTCGGGACGACGGACGATCCGGCGTTCGCCGGGATGCATGAGGTGTCGGCGCTGATCGCCGGGCAGTCGGTGGCCGCGGCGGAGGCGGTGTGGCGCGGGCAGACCGGGCACGCGGTGAACTTCACCGGCGGGCTCCACCACGCCATGCCCGGCAGCGCGTCGGGCTTCTGTATCTACAACGACCCGGCGCTCGCCATCGCGCGGCTGCTGGAGCTGGGTGCGGAGCGGGTCGCGTACATCGATGTGGACGTGCACCACGGGGACGGCGTGCAGGCGGCCTTCTGGGAGGACCCGCGGGTGCTGACGGTCTCGCTGCACGAGCACCCGCGGACACTCTTCCCGCAGACCGGCTGGCCGGAGGAGACCGGTGCGGGGGCGGGTGCGGGCGGTGCGGTGAATGTGGCGCTGCCGGCCGGGACTGGGGACGCGGGATGGCTGCGGGCGTTCCACGCGGTGGTGCCGGAACTGCTGGCGGACTTCCGGCCGCAGGTCCTGGTGACGCAGCACGGGGCCGATACGCACTTCGAGGACCCGTTGGCCCATCTCGCGGTGTCGCTGGACGCCCAGCGGGCCGTGATGGCGGCCTGTCACGACCTCGCCCATGAGTACGCGCAGGACGGGCGCTGGGTGGCGCTCGGCGGGGGCGGCTACGCGGTGGTGGACGTGGTGCCGCGGTCCTGGACGCATCTGGTGGGGATCGCCGCCCATGCGCCGGTGGACCCGGAGTCGGTGATCCCGTCGTCCTGGCGGGACGAGGTCTACGCGCGGACCCGGCAGCTCGGGCCGGCCCGGATGACGGACGGCCGTACCCCGTCGTGGAAGTCGTGGGAAGAGGGGTACGACCCGGCGGACCGGCTGGACCAGGCGGTGCTGGCGAGCCGTCGGGCGGCCTTTCCGCTGCGGGGGCTGCTGACCTGA
- a CDS encoding phosphatase — protein MLSTGALRAHLLAARLAGPVATSREVSLRSYRLFAARDPRVTLGLDPGRGWGERELLRLMAEKCGVSDDPAHVSGPDVIDPERTLAGLDAFAARLSDAALRRAPVLFGTGHPHRLLGFYAALADALSSVGCAVLTPAQGRCIDITTRFGVRTYNLDYVRGVALVREPGVRVPGGGTGAHSHSPLPVRVALEAAVEARGPLPELVVGDHGWVCGAGQLGIEAIGLADTDDPALFVGEAEGRVSVVVPVDDAVRSAYYLPLTRYVLNRACLSQ, from the coding sequence GTGTTGAGCACCGGAGCGCTGCGCGCGCATCTGCTGGCGGCCCGGCTGGCCGGTCCCGTGGCCACCTCGCGGGAGGTGAGCCTGCGGAGTTATCGGCTTTTCGCGGCCAGGGACCCCCGGGTGACACTCGGCCTCGATCCCGGACGGGGCTGGGGGGAGCGGGAGCTGCTCCGTCTGATGGCCGAGAAGTGCGGGGTCTCGGACGATCCCGCGCATGTCTCGGGTCCTGATGTGATCGATCCGGAGCGGACGCTGGCGGGGCTGGACGCGTTTGCCGCGCGGCTGTCGGACGCGGCTCTCCGGCGGGCGCCGGTGCTGTTCGGGACGGGACATCCGCACCGGCTGCTCGGCTTCTACGCAGCGCTGGCAGACGCTTTGTCGTCGGTGGGGTGCGCTGTACTCACCCCCGCGCAGGGGCGATGTATCGACATAACGACCCGGTTCGGCGTACGCACGTACAACCTTGACTACGTACGGGGAGTCGCGCTGGTGCGCGAACCCGGCGTGCGGGTGCCCGGTGGTGGTACCGGCGCACACTCCCACTCCCCGCTGCCGGTCAGGGTCGCCCTGGAGGCTGCCGTGGAGGCCCGTGGGCCGCTGCCGGAACTCGTCGTCGGGGACCACGGCTGGGTCTGCGGGGCAGGTCAGCTGGGCATCGAGGCGATCGGGCTGGCCGATACGGACGATCCGGCGCTGTTCGTCGGCGAGGCCGAGGGGAGGGTGTCGGTCGTCGTTCCGGTCGACGACGCCGTGCGGTCCGCCTACTACTTGCCGCTCACGCGCTATGTACTCAATCGGGCGTGTCTGTCACAGTAG
- a CDS encoding helix-turn-helix domain-containing protein has product MAADSERPLNEVKFLTVAEVASVMRVSKMTVYRLVHSGHLPAIRVGRSFRVPEQAVHEYLRESFVGVGTA; this is encoded by the coding sequence ATGGCTGCTGACAGCGAGAGGCCTCTCAACGAGGTCAAGTTTCTGACCGTGGCGGAAGTCGCCTCGGTCATGCGAGTGTCGAAGATGACCGTGTACCGCCTGGTGCACAGCGGTCATCTGCCGGCGATCCGGGTGGGCAGGTCCTTCCGGGTGCCGGAGCAAGCGGTTCACGAGTATCTCCGGGAGTCCTTCGTGGGGGTGGGGACGGCCTGA
- a CDS encoding 30S ribosomal protein bS22, protein MGSVIKKRRKRMAKKKHRKLLKRTRVQRRNKK, encoded by the coding sequence GTGGGCTCTGTCATTAAGAAGCGGCGCAAGCGGATGGCCAAGAAGAAGCACCGCAAGCTGCTCAAGCGCACGCGCGTTCAGCGTCGCAACAAGAAGTAG
- a CDS encoding NAD-dependent epimerase/dehydratase family protein produces the protein MGKVVLVTGAARQLGGRFVRRIQRDPGVDRVIAVDAVEPGHQLGDAVFVRADIRQPAIARVLAEHSVDTVVHLDVSGKGLGAQSRTAVKETNVIGTMQLLGACQKAPAVQRLVIKSSTGVYGSAPRDPAVFHETTPPKSLPSGGFAKDAVEVEGYVRGFARRRPDVAVCVLRFANILGPDADSPLADYLSLPVLPTVFGYDPRLQFVHEDDVIAVLGIAASEPRRGTLNSGTFNIAGDGVLLLSQCSRRLGRPTMPLLLPAVTWVGQALRTVGMTDFSPEQIRLLTHGRVVSTVQMRETLGFRPRFTTVETFAEFARSRGPGLLPPEAVGRAVGRLAGMPFAGGTGGAPGMTGAGGDTHPTPSGR, from the coding sequence TTGGGGAAGGTCGTGCTCGTCACGGGAGCGGCCCGGCAGTTGGGCGGCCGGTTCGTGCGGCGCATCCAGCGTGACCCGGGCGTGGACCGGGTGATCGCGGTCGACGCGGTCGAGCCCGGCCACCAGCTGGGGGACGCCGTCTTCGTGCGTGCGGACATCCGCCAGCCCGCCATCGCCAGAGTCCTCGCCGAGCACTCGGTCGACACCGTCGTCCATCTGGACGTCAGCGGAAAGGGGCTCGGGGCCCAGAGCCGTACCGCGGTCAAGGAGACCAACGTCATCGGCACCATGCAGTTGCTCGGTGCGTGCCAGAAGGCCCCGGCCGTTCAGCGGCTGGTGATCAAGTCCAGTACCGGTGTGTACGGCTCCGCGCCCCGTGATCCGGCGGTCTTCCACGAGACCACCCCGCCCAAGTCCCTGCCGAGCGGGGGCTTCGCGAAGGACGCGGTGGAGGTCGAGGGGTACGTACGCGGCTTCGCGCGCCGCAGGCCGGACGTGGCCGTGTGCGTGCTCAGGTTCGCGAACATCCTGGGGCCGGACGCGGATTCGCCGCTCGCGGACTATCTGTCGCTGCCGGTGCTGCCGACGGTGTTCGGGTACGACCCCAGGCTCCAGTTCGTGCACGAGGACGACGTCATCGCCGTACTCGGCATCGCCGCGAGCGAGCCGCGGCGCGGGACGCTGAACAGCGGCACCTTCAACATCGCCGGGGACGGGGTGCTGCTGCTCTCGCAGTGCTCGCGGCGGCTGGGGCGGCCGACGATGCCGCTGCTGCTGCCCGCGGTCACCTGGGTCGGTCAGGCGCTCCGTACGGTCGGGATGACGGACTTCTCGCCGGAGCAGATCCGGCTGCTCACCCATGGCAGGGTGGTCTCCACGGTCCAGATGCGCGAGACCCTGGGCTTTCGGCCGCGGTTCACCACGGTGGAGACGTTCGCGGAGTTCGCGCGCAGCCGGGGACCTGGGCTGCTGCCGCCCGAGGCGGTGGGCCGGGCCGTCGGCAGACTGGCAGGGATGCCGTTCGCCGGGGGGACCGGCGGGGCTCCGGGGATGACCGGGGCCGGCGGCGACACACACCCGACTCCGAGCGGCAGGTAG
- a CDS encoding lysophospholipid acyltransferase family protein, which yields MADAKVIPFDDDRSRSGGSPRAVRRRSPGRGNGSVSALPGQLDGGLPPEEPEEAAVAPQDVERGGWDRRIAGGLAFLRRRVTGEYDVDEFGYDKELTDQVLMSVLRPVYEKYFRVEVKGIENIPSDGGALIVSNHSGTLPLDGLMLQVAVHDNHPAGRHLRLLAADLVFMLPVVNELARKAGHTLACAEDAERLLRQGEVVGVMPEGFKGIGKPFGERYKLQRFGRGGFVSTALRAGVPIVPCSIVGAEEIYPMIGNSKTLARLLGTPYFPITPTFPWLGPLGAVPLPTKWTIQFGEPIPTDGYPVEAAEDPMLMFNLTDQVREQIQHTLYKLLVQRRSVFF from the coding sequence ATGGCGGATGCCAAGGTCATTCCGTTCGATGACGACCGTTCGCGGTCGGGGGGCTCGCCGCGTGCTGTGCGGCGGCGCTCCCCCGGACGCGGCAACGGGTCCGTGAGCGCCCTGCCGGGGCAGTTGGACGGCGGGCTGCCGCCGGAGGAGCCGGAGGAGGCTGCGGTGGCTCCCCAGGACGTGGAACGGGGTGGCTGGGACCGGCGGATCGCGGGCGGGCTCGCGTTTCTGCGGCGGCGGGTCACGGGTGAGTACGACGTCGACGAGTTCGGCTACGACAAGGAACTCACCGACCAGGTGCTGATGTCGGTGCTGCGGCCCGTGTACGAGAAGTACTTCCGGGTCGAGGTGAAGGGCATCGAGAACATTCCGTCGGACGGCGGGGCGCTCATCGTGTCCAACCACTCCGGGACGCTGCCGCTGGACGGGCTGATGCTTCAGGTCGCGGTGCACGACAACCACCCGGCGGGGCGGCATCTGCGGCTGCTCGCCGCGGACCTGGTCTTCATGCTGCCGGTCGTCAACGAGCTGGCCCGCAAGGCCGGGCACACGCTGGCGTGTGCGGAGGACGCGGAGCGGCTGCTGCGGCAGGGCGAGGTCGTCGGGGTGATGCCGGAGGGCTTCAAGGGCATCGGCAAGCCGTTCGGCGAGCGGTACAAGCTCCAGCGCTTCGGGCGGGGCGGCTTCGTGTCGACGGCCCTGCGGGCCGGGGTGCCGATCGTGCCGTGCTCGATCGTGGGGGCGGAGGAGATCTACCCGATGATCGGCAACTCCAAGACGCTGGCGCGGCTGCTGGGTACGCCGTACTTCCCGATCACGCCGACGTTCCCGTGGCTGGGGCCGCTGGGGGCGGTGCCGTTGCCGACGAAGTGGACGATCCAGTTCGGTGAGCCGATTCCCACGGACGGGTATCCGGTGGAGGCGGCGGAGGATCCGATGCTGATGTTCAATCTGACGGATCAGGTGCGGGAGCAGATCCAGCACACGCTGTACAAGCTGCTGGTGCAGCGGCGATCGGTGTTCTTCTGA
- a CDS encoding DUF5667 domain-containing protein yields MIANVSAHRRANAFAQAVEEQSLRGAAAVQPEDPAEPADRGTLLALANGLGELPKPALDPEVKVVQRAQLVAAMEAVFAAGGAPAATTVPEQRGKGAHRASPLRKLRPRSRWTKGLAAGGLTVGVAAGAFGGVAAASSDALPGDSLYGLKRGMEDIHLNLAGSDTDRGEVYLDQASTRLSEARRLMERGRAGDLDHEQLGEVRRTLNGMTHDATEGHRLLHAAYQRDGAIGPIQTLDSFSRSHRESWTSLRDRLPVQLTELGDQVSSVFAAIDEEVAPLQSLFPRTPEKNGGSQRSGSTDTGTAPSSHQPSPASSSPADAHDGHQGSSSSPHPSDSGSTPADGLIGGGADDLFDPPSPDATEPSKDTPSTAPTPDITLPPLIPGLIGGLGIDSRNES; encoded by the coding sequence GTGATCGCGAACGTCTCGGCACACCGGCGGGCGAACGCCTTCGCCCAGGCCGTGGAGGAGCAGTCGCTCCGCGGTGCGGCGGCCGTACAGCCCGAGGACCCGGCCGAACCGGCCGACCGCGGAACGCTGTTGGCCCTGGCGAACGGCCTCGGTGAGCTACCGAAGCCGGCGTTGGATCCCGAGGTCAAAGTGGTGCAGCGAGCCCAGCTCGTCGCCGCCATGGAGGCCGTGTTCGCCGCGGGCGGTGCGCCCGCGGCCACTACAGTGCCCGAACAACGGGGCAAGGGGGCCCACCGGGCATCCCCGCTCCGCAAACTGCGCCCCAGATCGCGCTGGACGAAGGGCCTCGCGGCCGGCGGACTCACCGTCGGTGTGGCCGCGGGTGCCTTCGGCGGAGTGGCCGCCGCCAGCTCCGACGCCCTCCCGGGTGATTCGCTCTACGGGCTGAAGCGCGGCATGGAGGACATCCACCTCAACCTGGCCGGCAGCGACACCGACCGCGGCGAGGTCTACCTGGACCAGGCGTCGACGCGGCTCAGCGAAGCCCGCAGGCTGATGGAACGCGGCCGCGCGGGCGACCTGGACCACGAACAGCTCGGCGAGGTCAGACGCACGCTCAACGGCATGACCCACGACGCCACCGAGGGCCACCGCCTGCTCCACGCGGCCTACCAGCGGGACGGCGCCATCGGCCCGATCCAGACCCTGGACTCCTTCTCCCGCTCGCACCGCGAGAGCTGGACCAGCCTCCGCGACCGGCTGCCCGTCCAGCTGACCGAGCTCGGCGACCAGGTGAGCTCGGTCTTCGCCGCCATAGACGAAGAAGTCGCGCCGCTGCAGTCGCTGTTCCCCCGTACCCCGGAGAAGAACGGCGGATCGCAGCGGTCCGGCTCCACCGACACCGGTACGGCGCCCTCCTCGCACCAGCCCTCCCCCGCGTCCTCCTCACCCGCCGACGCGCACGACGGCCACCAGGGCAGCAGTTCCTCGCCCCACCCGTCTGACTCGGGCAGCACCCCGGCGGACGGTCTGATCGGGGGCGGCGCGGACGACCTCTTCGACCCGCCGTCGCCGGACGCCACCGAACCGTCGAAGGACACCCCGAGCACGGCGCCCACGCCGGACATCACCCTGCCCCCGCTGATCCCCGGCCTGATCGGAGGCCTCGGGATCGACAGCAGAAACGAATCCTGA